The DNA region GATACTTACCAATCAAGGGCAGCGACTTGGATCTGCGACAGCATATCGAATCAGCCGGACACCAGGTGGTCTTGTGTCCTCACGTCTTGATTAATACCACCAGTTGCAGGGGGTTCTTGCATAAAAGAGGCTCGAAACTGAACGGTTGGTCAAGAAGATGGTTTGTTTTCGACAGAAGTAAACACACGTTTTCGTACTACGCTGATAAGAATGAGAAGAAAGCGCGAGGCGGAGCATATTTTCAGGCAAGTTGAGAGAAATTTTGGAAAAGTATGAAATTGTGTTCATTCAAATTGTGTTGCATTCGTATCAGTTACCTCAAACGAGGTAACTGATACGAATGCCGAAAAGTAAAAATCCTGTTCAATAATAATTACTGAGTtcagccttgcggttttcacactcctctccagaggaacgtgcacttatcccagatatcagaAGGACTAAGCTCTGTTAGAGCCCTTCCccctaatattattattatgaatacctaataatgtttatttctcCCAGAAATTGAATATACAGTAGTAttataaacattcaaatgattttttcaatttgtttttaggCTATCGAAGAAGTTTATGTGGATCATTCTAAATCAGTTAAATCACCAAATCCTCAATTGACATTCATTGTTAAAACGCACGAGAGATACTATTATCTCATGGCACCATCTCCAGAAGCTATGAGGATTTGGGTTGATGTTATATTCACAGGAGCTGAAGGATATCAAGAATTTGAATATGGAACATGAATGTTGTTATATGGAAATTGATTGGAAAATCTGTATGATTCTGTTTTATCGCGAACAGAAAACTTTCAAActattcgaaattttttaccAGAAGaatgtgatattcgaaaaatctgTACTAGTTACCGTAAGTTTTATTACATCAACTGCTCCCtcagaaaattgagatttcgatACTGTGAAGTGCCTTGAATAGGATTATACCTTCTTTTTTAAATACCTTCCTATTTATACAGACAAATTCACTATTCTGGAAATTTTACCGATGGAACAAATGGTGCTCTTATATTTAGATCATGAATCTATTAATTTTAATTAACATCATCAAATGCCTTAATGGATAATATTACTAATTTTAAGAACATATCTAATAAGACTGTTTATATTCAATTGAAGGCCTTAAATTTATAGAACTGACTGTAAATAAATAGTATTAGTAATATATTTTTCTCCCgttaaacttgaaaaaattgagaaatcaaACAAGAAAATTATACCTTTGAAAGCAttgaaactgaataattattctaaaaataagaaattttttacaGTTTGAGCTTATATAAAGTAGTCTTTATGTAAtggaagtttgaatttttttattatggtaTGATACATTTGCTATAATTCTACAAGTCACGGTTGAAGAAATGTAAGTGCATCTGCCTCACAGCAGGAAAAAGGAATCGAAGCTCACTCGAATcttacctttttttctttcagttttgAACACTATCTAAATAATGAGGTAGTGGCCCCACCCAACAAAATAGAATCTTTCAAGAATTAGTCATCATAAAACTGAAATCATAAGGTGGTATCTAGGGAAAGTTTAATGTTGCTCCCTTCTAGCCAACAGCTGTCAACACTATTGTGCAGAATAGTAGTAGTAATAAGCTTTATTGAAATAATCTCTCAAAAGGCTGAGAACCTACATCTTCTTGCAAATGTACAGGTTCATATTCTACCATATTATACCAAAACCAACCATTACCAAAATAATTTAGAGAAATTTGACCATGTGCGCTTTTCTGTAATCATTTATTCTGAGAATGCTGATTTAAAAATGGCCACTAATAATATGGTCAAAGCAAAGTTAATGTTCACTTTTGAATGTAATTGTTCTTTGAAAGCACTAACGCCCTGTTGCTCAGTTCAGGATTAAGCCAagatttaagttgatcctagattaacctgacagaattgaacggaaatgtcaaagTTCATCTTGGATTAAGTTCAATCCCAAACTGAGCAACCAAGGCTAAAGCTTCAATCTTGATACATATAATCATTAATTCATAGCTGTGGCAAAAATTCTTTATTATGTATAAAATTCTTGATATCATTACAGTGAAGTTCAAATTGACATGCAACAACAAAGGTTGAGTATGAAAACATGTAACGAAAAATATTTGATTCACATTCTCCCGAGAATTCTCCCAACGTGATTGTTATAATGATTTGAAGAATGATATCAATAATTTATCTTTCCTTGTTCCCATCTTACATATCATGTAAATACAATGAAAAAACTGACATTCTAAGTTTTCGATTAAAATGTGAAATATCAAGTAGCAAAACTCACATCTTTTGGCTAATGAAAGTTTTTTCGTCATAGCAAGGAGGAATGATTTTGATGCAATAAACTCTAGAGAGAACTTTATTATCACAGAGATATGGATGTTTTATATGTACTAAGCACCACTTTATCAATCAATTCTTTAATTTCAGACTTGGCATTCACTAGCTGAACTAAAGCTTCTGCTGCTATAAGTTCTTGTTCTGATCGTTCATTGAAGCAGTAGGCACGATATTTCAAATCCATCCATGATTTTTCCATATACCTTTTGTTTGAGAAAATCTTAGAAGTTGGAGCTGGTGAGGTTTGTGGGAGTTTTTTGGATGGAACTGCTATTCTTTTCAGTACTCTGCCTCTTCCAGAATTTCCAtctatgaaataatgaaaatcaatacatgacaaaaaatttcactaaaaaaactgttttttcagtttcattttgGTTTTGCATCAAGTAtcagccacatcaattcaatattttaataCTTTAAAACTTTGGTAAAAGTTTAGATTAGTGCCCACCTCGGATTTTGtcgtcgattttttcttagataaagcattgtatgaaaaatcgattggtacatGTCCCAACTTTAGGAGACTTGTAGTTTGTgagatatgattttttgaagTTCCTATGAAAATCGCGAAAATTCGGTATAAATCAGTCAAATTGTATCATTTTCCCTGTTTAGCGCTTAAATAACTAAGTCCAATCGTTTATGCGTTTAATTAATATCTTAGAATGGtattttcatgtacaaatatgatttttcactgtcccaacctaaactaacctaacctaaccccaaaaccattatttatatttttatcgaaaattgaaaaattcctcacatttttcggaataaactaactgaaaaagTTAACTCATCGAGTTCTCTTAAAGGTAACATTcgaatttattgaaattgatgaaaaaatcgaagacaaaAAGCCAAGGTGGGTGCTAAAGTAAACATCAATATTTACCTTTCTGTAAATAGTCTGAATGCGTAAAATGCAAGGAGCAAACTTTCATGAACTTCGAAGCTGGCTTTCCAAGATTTAAACGCAGAATCCATGCTTTTCTACGATCAACAAGTTCCGTACCTTCCATATGAACTCTCTCTTTTCCTTCATGGGGAaatttatgaaaacttaaatctGGATTCTTTCTCGACCACGAACTACATTTAGGTACACAACAATAATCGTTTCGTGATGAACTATTTGATAATGACGCTCTTTGTTGTGACATCTCAGACACCTGTGATCTTAAAATTAacctaaaaaatatttttcaatgctgACAGCAGGTAGACCTATGTCATAGATACtattttattctttttctttCTTAAATGAGGTCTATTTACGTTTACCTGAATATAGGAAATCTTTGCTCGCAAGTTAATTAAACTGGTCTGGCGACTTCTTATCTACGTAGTATCATATTTTGGGATTAACGGTTAATTAATGCATCACCTGTGTGGTCTTATTTCATTTAAGTAAAAGTACAAAATTTTTTAATGTGTGTATCAAAGATACTTCTTCTTTATTTTGCTATAATCTTTGGTGTGTATGTTTGGTTATGACGACCATAgacataataatatttattaagtctatgacaGAGTCTCTGGTCTATGATGACGACAGAGAAGAGCCAAGTGTCAAAATAAATGGTAAGTTTTATTTTGATCATAAACAGAATTACAGAAAATCAAAAGCCGATTTCAATTATAAGCAGATCAGAAGGAGAGGATAACGAACATTTTATCTATTCAAATATGAATCGTCCTCAGCCTAAATTAATAATGACTCCAGAGATGGAGGAGAAGTTTGAATCAGAATTATTATGGTGTATACAACAATTACAGAGTGCTTTGAAATCTGGAAAATTGAGTAAAAAACAAAGTGAGTAATTACTAATTTGATGAATCATGTAAGAGAATGCCTACATATTTTTATAGGTGATAGCACTCTTAAATCCCTTAATGTTTTGATGGGAAATTCCTCAATTGTGAAGAAACGGCAGACAATGAGAGTTCTTTTTGGAGACTACAGAGCTAAAATGATAGATGAAGAAAAGAAGTTGTCTAAGTGTGAGTTCTCTAAAAATATTCAACTATCCTCCTTCTGAAGAAAAATACTTATTATTTGTGTAATTATATTGTTAATTAGGTGGAAACTTGATCCAGTTGTTTGTTTGATGACTTTGATTCACATTCCAATCTACATTTATGTGTCCACAGATGTGAATGAATctaaaaccaaattttgatattagaACTAAAAGATCTGTACAATTTTTAATTGAGCTGGTACAAGTCTTTTAGTTTTAAATTATTACCCAAATCCATAATTTCAAACCCTCATTCCAGGATATTGATTGTCATCTATATAGGAAACTTTTGATTTCTTATATAGAGTGGGGAagcaatcaatgaatcaaacatGTTGTGAACTATTGCTAGGCCCAGCTGTAGTAAAACAGCAATAAAATAGAAAGCTACTCATAATCACACTCTGAATTAACAATTTGCAAGTGTTAGGAATGATCTGGAATCATCAAAGGCAAACCTTGCCTGTTTTGGTGGGTTCAAAACACTtgcacattcatttattcacagTCAGCTCGCTTGTAGCTTCACATACCATTGCTGTTGTACTGCTTTTACTACTGTGCTTGGACCGTCCTaacttcgaatgaaaaaaaaccaGTAAATTAAACATGTTATTGAATGTATGGACGCAAACATAgacaaataataaaattgtctaTGGAAGAAACCTGTTTCCCAAGATTTGAAATAgtcttacagcgggtttcataaaactttgattgtccgatcaatgatttgacagtcactcgatttctaaaacgaaaacattgaaaccttttcatttctgaatatattgaagaagtaggaATTGGGAATATTTGAATGGATGTATGAACATCATATTTTGATGTGAGAATgttattctgaatgatcatgactgaattattgatcgaaaacaaattgacgtctattagtcaatcaagcgttgattccggGATCAAGTTTTATAAAACCCGGGGTTAGAtcttaaaattttaaattaaacAATCCATTCTGTCTTAATTAGAACTAtacaaattaatgaaaaaaaattccctGCTCTATCAATATTAATTTTGTTTTCAGGCCATCTCAAGTTGACAGTGGAACCTATGCAGccacataaaaattcaaaatgtttgAAGAAACATACTCAGTTGAACGATACAACAGAATGTAAATTAGCCAAAAATATACCTGAAATTATCATTTATGGTCCTCAACAAGAAACAGAGCCAAattcaagattcaaatttttacCTTCAGACAATAGTTTCAGGTTCAATTTTAGTTAATACTTTGGATATTTTTGTGGTATTTACAAAGCTTTTTCATGgttgaatataatatgataCTTGAGAGATATGGATTAATAAGAGATAAATAATTCTCTAAGAGAGATCTAAGAGATATTTTACTATTCTGATGGAATTTCATTAGTGAAGAAATAATAATCTAATTATATTGATTATAAACtggttgaattgattattttagaGTAATAATTGTTTTATTGGATTGAATAATTTATACACATAATGTAAAATTAACATAAACAATAAGTACACCTCTGGCATTAAGTATAAATCAcacttaaaaaataaaaacaataaggTACAGCCACTGGCGTTAAGTAACATATTCAAAACCGGTACGGCTTCAAACTTTGGAATTAAGAGTTTAAGTACTTCTTGATCGCATCTGCGTCCCTCTTCAACCATAAAGAATTCAGCCTTATTGTCTccacagcttgctgtacagatCGCTCGGCGCCAGGAGCCTTGTGTTCTCTGAAAAAGGTTTCAACCTCTCGGGCTTTTTCCTCGCTAGCGTAATTTTCtgttgtgaattttattaatctGGTAAGAAGACCACCTCCATCATATCTATCCAAAAATTTACGCCAGTTGTTCTTATAAAATTCCCATGCTAAATCTCTACCCACTTTTGTTATAGCCACAGACATAATTACAAACACCGTGTCCTGTGATCGAACTTCCTCCTGAAAGAAATTTTGGATAACTTACATAATTCTAAAATAAAACCTCTCACTTAGAACTTACCGACATTGCAAATTCCAAcacttttttcaacaaatttatatCTTTGGTAGCTCCTAGTGATCTACTGATGCGATCCTTTTCTTCATGCAAATCAGATGCCCTATATAACTCCAAAAGAGAGTTGTACTCTTTCTCTCCTCCTGCTCTCAAGACAGTTTTGTAACAAGCACTTCGCAAATCGGGAGCAATCCTTTTTTTACCAGATATATGCCCATCAAATCTCTTTCTGGCTTCTTTTGTTGTTTCTTCATCATCCAGCCAGGCAAGGCGTCCAAAAATGAGACCTCTTAGGAGTGTGTCCAAATGGGTTTCACTTGCTCTAGAATCCCATCcaagatttgtggaaatttttttGAGTAAGTTTCTCTGGTACTGAAATATacataaattaataaaattgtaTATACATATTTGGTGGTAAGAATTCTACGCTAATTTTTTGATTAGGAATCATTCCAAgtgttttttcattcaattggaATGTTTTGGAAAATCATCATCATTTCATTCTAAGATTCTCAATATTCATCATGATAATTGCTTAGCGTCAATTGAAATTCCTTCTTCATACAAATATTGAACGCATATTTTCTGATATGCGGATGGAGTGCTTGTCGTCGGTAGTCGTAGTAGTTTTGTCTGCCTGCCTTTAATTTTTCTCCATTTCATCTTTATCATAGTCCAAAATCAACCATTTGTCAATTGTTCTGTTTTATGAATCAATACATTGACACATATCAAGCAGGCTGGCTTTTTGAAACCAGGCAATATTCTGACTTTTCAAATAAAACCGCTTTTTAAGTCAAACTCATGCACAACATGGTACAGCTCCTTCTTAATATCTATATTAAAAAATCTAACaaatatcttcaaaaccatgtcggaaaagTACTGAAACagcaaaataaaatataaaaagctTACTGTTTGGAAGGCTTCCTCACAATCAGTATGGCTTAGAAGAACTGATATTTTACCAAGAATTCCACAGATAGAAGACCATACTGTGTAATCAGTTTCATCTTCAAAAGCTTTCAATAAAGTTAAGATTTGAACAGTACTGCAATGTCCAGCTTGCACTAATGCAAACAAATCATCTATGATGCCCAACCTATTCGAGAATAAATTAGTATAATGAATGTTGATTAGATAGATTTAGATACTGACCTATCTAAAGGTGGTAAAGTCTGTTGTTGCAATGCAGGTGTCAGTCTTTCTAACATATCTTGTGAGTAATGTGTTCGATAGAATCCAATTGTACCTGGATTCACTTTGATCCAGTCTTTCTCTggatcaatattttcaatgaaaagcTCTCCATCTTTAGCTTTAAGCACTGTACTTGCTGCTTCCTTATTAGGATTCTTTGAGGTAGATACAGATATAGGTATCATCCAGAGGTAGTTACCTAAAAAATGTAAAGATGGCGAATTTCATGGGACTATGTTACCTAGATTCAATACATTTTTCCTGTAAAGTTTGGGCAGGATTGTAATTCCTCACCTTCATGAACAGAACCGTCAGCAGAAAATTTGTTTTGGCTCAACTTAAGAATTGCTCCTTTTTTATCATCACTCTTCTCTACTGACACTTTAACTTCAGGGAAGCCCATTTGTTTAGTCCAAGTTGACATTACTTCGCCTACAGGCTTTTTGCTAGCCTCCTCCAAGGCTGCCCAAAGGTCTTCTGTGAAGGTGTTTTTGTACTGATGTCGAGTTAAATAAAGGTTCATTCCTTTTCTAAAGTCTTCTTCCCCAATATAATGATGCAACATTCTGTATAAATAATTGATGagtatttgaatgaaaaatatcgcAGATGTTTTGCATCAGAATATAGTTATATAAGCCTAGTGAAATCATTTGATTAGATATTTCCTTTTAATTGAAGAATACTGAATGATATACAAAATGAATTTGCAACAGCAAAAAGTGGCATAAAATGATGGATCACTCGCCTTATCACTGATGCACCTTTACTGTAACTGATGTCatcaaaaatttcatcaatctcATTGGGATGTTCGACAGGTACTTCTATGGGATGTGAATTTTTCAGTCCATCTAGTTCCAGAGCCTTTGTGTACGTTTCACTGACGAATTGCTTCCAAATATCGTAATGTGGAAACAGATGGTCGACGCATAGGAACTCAGTGAACTGAGCATAACCCTCGTTCAGCCACAAGTGGGTCCACCATTCCATTGTGACCAGATTTCCGAACCACTGATGAGCCAGCTCGTGACTTACTACAATAGCAATCCATTGCTTCCTTATTGCAGGTGTATTTTCCGAATCTACAAGCAGGCAGGTTTCcctagaaaaaaatataattttaatgGTCAGTCAATATAAATTCTTGATTTGAGGTCTCTGTTTCCTTGTGtttaattcaaataaaaaattttcaacttcgaCAAAGTTTTCTTCGAATCTTCTCGAATATCCCCTTTAATTTTCGAGCAGTCTATGTAGATTTGGAGTTTCACGATTAAGTTTTATTCGTCAATTCTCAAACTTCAATACTTAATTTTTTAAAGGCGAAGACGGTTCTTTCAAATAATTCGGACAACTTCTATTTAGCAAAATTTAAATGTCCGTAATTTCGGCGATACTTTTAGGCGAACGTAATATTCGCACGATAATAAATAACACGGAAATTGACATTCGATTTTTTTGTGCGGCTGTCGGTCTTAACGAGGTTTTTAGTTGATGTGAGTTTGTCGAGAAAGTTCAAAGCTACTTTACGGAATCCCAACAAAACACCCCTTAGCCACCATCAACCACCAGTCATTAAGTGGAGAGATAGCTACAAAAGTACCATTCCATTCGAATAATGttgcaatatacagggtgagtctttgactcgtacaaatatttcaaca from Coccinella septempunctata chromosome 1, icCocSept1.1, whole genome shotgun sequence includes:
- the LOC123322647 gene encoding uncharacterized protein LOC123322647; amino-acid sequence: MSQQRASLSNSSSRNDYCCVPKCSSWSRKNPDLSFHKFPHEGKERVHMEGTELVDRRKAWILRLNLGKPASKFMKVCSLHFTHSDYLQKDGNSGRGRVLKRIAVPSKKLPQTSPAPTSKIFSNKRYMEKSWMDLKYRAYCFNERSEQELIAAEALVQLVNAKSEIKELIDKVVLSTYKTSISL
- the LOC123322649 gene encoding UPF0488 protein CG14286; this translates as MNRPQPKLIMTPEMEEKFESELLWCIQQLQSALKSGKLSKKQSDSTLKSLNVLMGNSSIVKKRQTMRVLFGDYRAKMIDEEKKLSKCHLKLTVEPMQPHKNSKCLKKHTQLNDTTECKLAKNIPEIIIYGPQQETEPNSRFKFLPSDNSFRFNFS
- the LOC123322639 gene encoding puromycin-sensitive aminopeptidase, with protein sequence MFLFRRQVSTTFTSKNHLVSVSCQIKSASRPKSIFSFSNIFSHNLFEDVPLAPLRYAPRSPLTRFSQYSVAVSVGRSSSYRNRLTRSSCELIQKRCNYTSATSKGFKMCDKKTFQRLPKTVRPTHYDLSLAPDLKKLIFQGDVVIEIEVIEPVKDIILNALNLCIKTVEIADKKNSQTAEKVSILPEEEIAKLSFAEPVQPGQHQLKIVFQGTLNDKMKGFYRSKYTSPSGEEKYAAVTQFEPTDARQCFPCWDEPALKATFNIKLTVPKDLTALSNMPVVHSSEHGDTITYTFEKSPIMSTYLVAAVVGEYDHIEGKSDDGVLVRVYTPKGKKEQGRFALEVATKVLPYYKYYFNIAYPLPKIDLIAIADFSAGAMENWGLVTYRETCLLVDSENTPAIRKQWIAIVVSHELAHQWFGNLVTMEWWTHLWLNEGYAQFTEFLCVDHLFPHYDIWKQFVSETYTKALELDGLKNSHPIEVPVEHPNEIDEIFDDISYSKGASVIRMLHHYIGEEDFRKGMNLYLTRHQYKNTFTEDLWAALEEASKKPVGEVMSTWTKQMGFPEVKVSVEKSDDKKGAILKLSQNKFSADGSVHEGNYLWMIPISVSTSKNPNKEAASTVLKAKDGELFIENIDPEKDWIKVNPGTIGFYRTHYSQDMLERLTPALQQQTLPPLDRLGIIDDLFALVQAGHCSTVQILTLLKAFEDETDYTVWSSICGILGKISVLLSHTDCEEAFQTYQRNLLKKISTNLGWDSRASETHLDTLLRGLIFGRLAWLDDEETTKEARKRFDGHISGKKRIAPDLRSACYKTVLRAGGEKEYNSLLELYRASDLHEEKDRISRSLGATKDINLLKKVLEFAMSEEVRSQDTVFVIMSVAITKVGRDLAWEFYKNNWRKFLDRYDGGGLLTRLIKFTTENYASEEKAREVETFFREHKAPGAERSVQQAVETIRLNSLWLKRDADAIKKYLNS